One window of the Lytechinus variegatus isolate NC3 chromosome 3, Lvar_3.0, whole genome shotgun sequence genome contains the following:
- the LOC121410728 gene encoding uncharacterized protein LOC121410728: MLILTFFIYSQMESQSSKPRPITLGICTSALKSNIEAFINKVKSLPNVAFKFIQLPYNDLDSFRLSNEGLDGVILCHSINNRRFAITDVMDALYDKFLPHVKQVFGKDNVCVIAHDFPWPMGSGRDGHTKVKGTYMDTFQYKQFTTFECAKLAIICGKLDKVMDMDEEDCKKIEDFVYNMCRMRKSYISVPIDLTPMPRGRSGWGLFKKVSACLIVIGMIDGVVYICRSYFMNTIVLQERMSMGIFMVTNATSWQNFTHTS, encoded by the exons atgttaaTCTTGACATTCTTTATCTATTCGCAGATGGAGAGTCAATCATCAAAGCCGAGACCGATTACCTTAGGCATCTGTACATCAGCGTTGAAGTCCAACATCGAGGCTTTTATAAACAAAGTCAAAAGTCTCCCCAATGTAGCATTTAAATTTATTCAGCTACCATACAATGATCTAGACAGCTTTCGGCTTTCAAATGAAGGACTTGATGGTGTGATCCTTTGTCATTCTATCAACAATCGTCGTTTTGCAATCACAGACGTCATGGATGCACTCTATGACAAGTTCTTGCCTCATGTCAAACAAGTTTTCG GAAAGGATAACGTTTGTGTTATTGCACACGACTTTCCTTGGCCCATGGGATCGGGACGGGATGGCCACACCAAGGTCAAAGGAACATACATGGATACCTTCCAATACAAACAATTCACGACATTCGAGTGCGCCAAACTGGCCATCATCTGCGGTAAACTAGACAAAGTGATGGACATGGATGAAGAAGATTGTAAGAAGATTGAAGACTTCGTGTATAATATGTGTAGAATGCGAAAGTCATATATCAGTGTCCCAATAGACTTGACACCGATGCCACGTGGGCGTTCCGGTTGGGGACTATTTAAAAAGGTTTCTGCATGTCTGATTGTCATTGGCATGATTGATGGAGTTGTTTACATCTGTCGGTCTTACTTCATGAATACCATAGTCCTACAAGAACGTATGTCAATGGGCATTTTCATGGTAACTAATGCTACTTCATGGCAAAATTTTACACACACTTCATAG
- the LOC121410729 gene encoding aminoacylase-1-like, which yields MASASKRSKLGEDPAVSNFREYLRFKTVEPNPDYTGANAFLKRMGDELGLPVRFIEVHPGKIVVVITWEGTHPHLKSIILNSHIDVVPVFPEHWDCDPFEAKKMANGDIYARGSQDMKCVGIQYIEAIRRLIRDGKRMMRTIHMTFVPDEEIGGNLGMGKFTQTAEFRDLNVGFGLDEGLANPTEKFSFYHGERAVWWVEVTCVGQPGHGSQFIQDTAAAKLQKVLTAFLNYRDQEEARAKKSGKLGDVNTPNLTYVSGGVAKNVVPSNLTLLFDLRVSPDTTPEDMVKKLDELVAMGGSGVSYKLLRKDISYTTPLGDDNTWWKTFEKACEKEKMDLHIEIFPAGTDSKYLRALGIPCFGFSPMNNTPILLHDHNEYLNEDIFLRGISIYETIITDIANVPDA from the exons ATGGCTTCTGCATCTAAACGATCAAAATTGGGAGAGGATCCAGCCGTCTCTAATTTCAGAGAATACCTGCGCTTCAAGACAGTCGAGCCGAATCCTGATTATA CTGGTGCTAATGCTTTCCTGAAGCGCATGGGAGATGAGCTTGGCCTACCAGTACGGTTTATAGAG GTTCATCCCGGCAAGATAGTGGTTGTTATTACATGGGAAGGTACACATCCTCATCTTAAAAGCATAATTCTAAACTCCCACATAGACGTTGTTCCAGTCTTCCCA GAACATTGGGATTGTGATCCATTTGAGGCAAAGAAAATGGCGAATGGAGACATTTATGCTAGGGGATCTCAG GACATGAAATGTGTTGGAATTCA GTACATCGAAGCTATTCGTAGACTCATAAGAGATGGGAAGCGGATGATGCGAACCATACATATGACCTTTGTGCCAG ATGAAGAAATTGGTGGAAACCTAGGAATGGGAAAATTCACACAGACTGCAGAGTTCAGGGACCTCAATGTTGGATTTGGTCTTGACGAAG gACTTGCCAACCCAACAGAAAAATTCAGTTTCTATCATGGAGAACGGGCAGTTTGGT gggTTGAAGTAACTTGTGTTGGACAGCCTGGCCATGGATCTCAGTTCATACAGGATACTGCTGCTGCAAAATTA CAAAAAGTTTTGACCGCATTCTTGAATTATCGAGATCAAGAAGAAGCTAG AGCAAAGAAGAGCGGTAAATTAGGGGATGTCAACACCCCTAACTTGACCTATGTATCG GGAGGTGTTGCTAAAAATGTTGTTCCTAGTAACCTGACACTTCTCTTTGATCTACGTGTCTCACCAGACACAACTCCAGAG gATATGGTGAAGAAACTAGATGAACTTGTAGCAATGGGTGGGTCTGGTGTGTCTTATAAACTACTGAGG AAAGATATCAGTTATACAACCCCTTTGGGTGATGATAACACCTGGTGGAAAACATTCGAGAAAGCGTGTGAGAAAGA GAAGATGGATCTGCATATTGAGATATTTCCAGCTGGGACAGATAGCAAGTACCTCCGAGCCTTGGGTATACCTTGCTTTGGTTTCTCACCAATGAATAACACTCCAATCTTACTCCATGATCACAACGAATACCTCAACGAAGACATCTTTCTTCGTGGAATCTCAATTTATGAGACCATCATCACAGATATTGCCAATGTGCCTGATGCGTGA